One window of Chamaesiphon minutus PCC 6605 genomic DNA carries:
- the sufB gene encoding Fe-S cluster assembly protein SufB yields MSTVVQNLVNQPYKYGFVTDIQSDKIPRGLNEDIVRLISSKKDEPEFLLNFRLRAYRQWLKMTEPTWPHVDYPAIDYQDIIYYSAPKQAAKKLDSLDEVDPVLLETFEKLGISLNEQKRLSNVAVDAVFDSVSVATTFKAQLAKEGVVFCSISEAVKEYPELIEKYLGSVVPIADNFFAALNSAVFSDGSFVYIPKGTKCPMDLSTYFRINTGDSGQFERTLIIADEGASVTYLEGCTAPAFDTNQLHAAVVELVVLDNAEIKYSTVQNWYAGDETGKGGIYNFVTKRGLCKGVNSKISWTQVETGSAITWKYPSCVLVGDNSVGEFYSVALTNNLQQADTGTKMIHVGKNTRSTIISKGISAGKSKNSYRGLVKMNPTAKGARNYSQCDSMLIGDRAQANTFPYIQVQNQTAKVEHEASTSKIGEDQLFFFAQRGISQEDAISMMISGFCKDVFNQLPMEFAVEADRLLSLKLEGTVG; encoded by the coding sequence ATGAGTACTGTAGTCCAAAACTTAGTCAATCAACCCTATAAATACGGCTTCGTCACTGATATCCAATCAGATAAGATTCCGCGCGGCTTGAACGAGGATATCGTGCGGTTGATTTCATCCAAGAAAGACGAGCCAGAATTCCTGCTCAATTTCCGCCTGCGTGCCTATCGTCAGTGGCTGAAGATGACCGAACCCACTTGGCCGCACGTTGACTATCCCGCGATCGATTATCAGGATATCATCTACTACTCCGCCCCCAAACAAGCCGCCAAAAAGTTGGACAGTTTGGATGAAGTCGATCCCGTGTTGCTCGAAACCTTTGAGAAACTAGGGATTTCCCTCAACGAGCAAAAGCGACTCTCGAATGTGGCTGTAGATGCCGTCTTCGATAGCGTCTCTGTCGCCACCACCTTCAAAGCGCAACTCGCCAAAGAAGGCGTAGTTTTCTGCTCTATTTCCGAAGCCGTCAAAGAATATCCCGAACTGATCGAGAAATACTTGGGAAGTGTGGTGCCGATCGCCGATAATTTCTTTGCAGCCTTAAACTCCGCCGTATTTAGCGACGGTTCCTTTGTCTACATCCCCAAAGGCACCAAATGCCCGATGGATTTATCCACCTATTTCCGGATCAATACTGGCGATAGCGGCCAATTCGAGCGGACACTCATCATCGCCGATGAAGGTGCCTCCGTCACCTACCTCGAAGGCTGTACCGCACCCGCATTCGACACCAATCAACTCCACGCCGCTGTCGTCGAATTGGTGGTATTAGATAACGCCGAAATCAAATATTCCACCGTCCAAAACTGGTACGCAGGCGATGAAACTGGTAAAGGTGGTATCTACAACTTCGTCACCAAGCGCGGCTTGTGTAAAGGTGTCAATTCCAAGATTTCCTGGACGCAAGTAGAAACAGGTTCGGCAATTACCTGGAAATATCCCAGTTGCGTCTTAGTCGGCGACAACTCCGTCGGTGAATTTTACTCCGTCGCTTTGACTAATAATCTCCAACAAGCCGACACAGGCACCAAGATGATCCATGTGGGCAAAAATACCCGCAGTACGATTATTTCCAAAGGGATTTCCGCAGGTAAATCGAAGAATAGCTATCGCGGTTTAGTCAAAATGAATCCCACAGCAAAAGGGGCGAGAAATTATTCCCAATGCGACTCGATGCTAATTGGCGACAGAGCACAGGCTAATACTTTCCCGTACATCCAAGTTCAGAATCAAACCGCCAAAGTCGAACACGAAGCATCTACTTCTAAGATTGGTGAGGATCAGTTATTCTTCTTCGCTCAACGGGGGATTTCCCAAGAGGATGCGATTTCGATGATGATTAGTGGTTTCTGTAAGGATGTCTTTAATCAACTGCCGATGGAATTTGCCGTTGAAGCAGACAGATTGTTGAGTCTGAAATTGGAAGGTACTGTCGGTTAA
- the sufR gene encoding iron-sulfur cluster biosynthesis transcriptional regulator SufR, giving the protein MMTEQLTSTKQDILEYLLKHGQAIAQDLAIALDISPQAVRRHLKDLETEDLIVYKSVSAGTGRPQHIYHLSQKGRERFPDRYDRFAISFLDTLVDNLGYEQASEIIHRHWQKKSIDYRQKLGQGELPERVAKLVELRRQEGYMAEYHPLEGRDDKFILTEYNCAISQVANSFPAVCGHELEMFAAALADCQVERTHWLVDGEHQCGYLISMTAN; this is encoded by the coding sequence ATGATGACAGAGCAGCTTACTTCTACCAAGCAGGATATTCTCGAATACCTGCTCAAGCACGGTCAGGCGATCGCGCAGGACTTGGCGATCGCACTAGATATCAGTCCCCAAGCCGTGCGTCGCCATCTTAAAGATTTGGAAACTGAAGATCTCATCGTCTATAAGTCAGTCTCGGCGGGGACTGGTAGACCGCAGCATATTTATCATTTGAGTCAGAAGGGGCGCGAACGTTTTCCTGACAGGTACGATCGATTTGCCATCTCGTTTCTGGATACTTTAGTCGATAATCTCGGCTACGAGCAAGCCAGCGAAATCATCCACCGCCATTGGCAGAAGAAAAGCATCGATTATCGTCAAAAGCTGGGACAGGGTGAATTGCCGGAGCGGGTGGCTAAGTTAGTCGAACTGCGCCGACAAGAGGGCTATATGGCCGAGTATCACCCTTTAGAGGGGCGAGATGACAAATTCATCCTCACGGAGTACAACTGTGCGATCTCGCAGGTTGCAAACTCGTTTCCGGCTGTGTGCGGACACGAACTCGAAATGTTTGCGGCTGCGCTAGCAGATTGTCAGGTAGAGCGGACGCACTGGCTAGTCGATGGCGAGCATCAGTGCGGCTATTTGATTTCGATGACGGCTAACTAG
- a CDS encoding DUF433 domain-containing protein, which yields MPPSLDRITINPKKMNGQPCIRDLRLTVWRVIELLQTYPDRSELYQEFPELTEEDIKQAVIYNDLNSKDPVKASVVTNSIAHETFA from the coding sequence GTGCCCCCATCACTCGATCGAATCACAATTAATCCAAAAAAAATGAATGGACAACCATGCATTCGAGATCTAAGATTAACAGTGTGGAGAGTAATTGAACTACTGCAAACTTATCCAGACCGATCGGAACTATATCAAGAATTTCCAGAATTAACAGAAGAGGATATCAAACAAGCCGTTATTTATAACGATCTCAATTCAAAAGATCCAGTAAAAGCTTCAGTTGTTACTAATTCAATTGCTCATGAAACTTTTGCTTGA
- a CDS encoding isoprenyl transferase — MNTQLITKLPTILDPTKMPQHVAAIMDGNGRWAKQQGLPRIAGHQQGANTVKSLLRCCKDWGIANFTVYAFSTENWGRPAVEVDFLMRLFEGLLDSELDQMHAEGVRIRFLGDRSQVPLGLQRMMDKSIDKTQYNQAVTFNIAINYGSRKEILQACKSIAELVKAGELDVNLLDESMFDRYLDTHELPDPDLLIRTSGEQRLSNFLLWQLAYTEIYITKTHWPDFSNDEFTLAIADFQQRNRRFGKV; from the coding sequence ATGAATACTCAATTAATTACCAAATTGCCCACTATTTTAGATCCGACTAAAATGCCCCAGCATGTGGCAGCAATTATGGATGGAAATGGGAGATGGGCGAAACAACAAGGATTGCCACGGATCGCCGGACATCAACAAGGAGCCAATACAGTTAAATCATTATTACGCTGTTGTAAAGATTGGGGCATTGCTAACTTTACAGTCTATGCTTTCTCTACCGAAAACTGGGGCAGACCAGCAGTAGAAGTCGATTTTCTGATGCGGTTATTTGAGGGATTATTAGATAGCGAATTAGACCAAATGCACGCCGAAGGAGTTAGGATTAGATTTCTGGGCGATCGATCTCAAGTACCGCTCGGTTTGCAGAGGATGATGGATAAATCGATCGATAAAACCCAATACAATCAAGCTGTGACGTTTAATATTGCCATCAACTATGGCAGCCGCAAAGAAATCCTCCAAGCTTGTAAATCGATCGCCGAATTAGTTAAAGCAGGTGAGTTGGATGTAAATCTACTCGATGAATCGATGTTCGATCGATATTTAGACACCCATGAGTTACCAGATCCCGATCTCTTAATTAGGACCAGCGGCGAACAACGCTTGAGCAACTTCTTATTATGGCAGCTAGCTTATACCGAAATCTATATTACCAAAACACATTGGCCGGATTTTAGCAATGATGAATTCACACTAGCGATCGCTGACTTTCAGCAACGCAATCGGCGGTTTGGGAAAGTGTAA
- a CDS encoding Uma2 family endonuclease, with translation MVATPVKYLTLENFLALPETKPASEYIDGKIVHKPMPQGKHSLLRMKLFTFINSILMEAKIAIAFPELRCTFGERSIVPDVVVLKNENIPKDDDGEVSNVVTTAPDWTIEILSPDQSTTKVIKNILHCLDNGTEVGWLIDPAEKMILVYQPDRQVQVVDILEAELIVPEFARSIKLTAGDVFGWLKVG, from the coding sequence ATGGTTGCAACACCTGTAAAATATCTTACTTTAGAAAACTTTCTGGCTCTTCCAGAAACTAAACCTGCAAGTGAGTATATTGATGGAAAGATAGTTCACAAGCCAATGCCTCAAGGAAAACATAGTTTGTTGAGGATGAAACTATTTACTTTCATTAATTCAATTTTAATGGAAGCAAAGATAGCGATCGCATTTCCAGAATTAAGATGTACCTTTGGCGAGAGGTCGATCGTTCCTGATGTAGTTGTGTTGAAGAATGAAAATATTCCCAAAGATGATGATGGTGAGGTTTCTAATGTGGTGACAACTGCACCCGATTGGACGATTGAAATTTTATCTCCAGACCAAAGTACGACTAAAGTAATTAAGAATATTCTTCATTGTTTAGATAATGGTACTGAAGTAGGCTGGTTAATCGATCCGGCGGAGAAGATGATACTAGTTTATCAACCCGATCGACAAGTACAAGTAGTAGATATACTCGAAGCTGAATTAATCGTGCCTGAATTTGCTCGATCTATTAAGTTAACTGCTGGTGATGTCTTTGGCTGGCTGAAGGTGGGATAA
- the sufD gene encoding Fe-S cluster assembly protein SufD, whose translation MTSTLTNRDTYLAQLLALTQPPATPQLLELRTQAAGYLQEETLPSNKDEEWRFTNLDPLLTQTFTAPATQVPLVNINGLVLPEAINTRLVFVNGIYAPLLSSLADLPAGVFVGNLAAANATGLAISTYLGKQPGGEEVFTAINTAGINEAAVLWLAPDIVLETPIHLLFITTVDDTAIATQPRTLIVLEQRSSATLIQEYLHTSIPDRSYFNNAVTEVWLGDTAKLNHTRIQDEDITAIHIGKTAVSQSQHSAYTGTSIELGSKLSRHNWEICQIGAQTETYLNGLTMVNGEQESDTHSTIALTKPHGITAQLHKCIVDDRAHAIFNGKVFVPQAAQQTNAGQLNRNLLLSSTARIDTKPQLEITADNVKCSHGATVSQLEDDEIFYLQSRGLAVETAKILLINAFAVEIIDRIPVASVREKLAVAVKAFKAN comes from the coding sequence ATGACATCAACCTTAACTAATCGAGACACCTATCTCGCCCAACTTCTGGCACTTACGCAACCACCCGCAACGCCTCAACTGCTAGAACTGCGCACCCAAGCAGCCGGATATTTGCAAGAAGAAACCCTTCCCAGCAACAAAGATGAAGAATGGCGATTTACTAATTTAGATCCATTACTTACCCAAACTTTTACGGCACCAGCGACACAAGTGCCTCTAGTCAATATTAATGGCTTAGTTTTGCCAGAAGCCATTAACACTCGTCTAGTATTCGTCAATGGCATCTATGCGCCATTACTGTCTAGCCTTGCCGACTTACCTGCTGGTGTATTTGTCGGTAACCTCGCCGCAGCCAATGCTACTGGATTGGCGATTAGTACTTACCTGGGCAAACAACCTGGTGGTGAAGAGGTATTTACGGCGATTAATACGGCTGGTATTAATGAAGCAGCAGTGCTGTGGCTAGCTCCAGATATAGTACTTGAGACACCAATTCATTTATTATTTATTACTACCGTAGATGATACGGCGATCGCGACTCAACCGCGCACGCTAATCGTGTTAGAACAGAGAAGTAGCGCGACTTTAATCCAAGAATACCTGCATACATCTATTCCAGATCGCTCCTACTTTAATAACGCCGTTACTGAGGTGTGGCTGGGCGATACTGCCAAACTCAATCATACTCGCATCCAAGACGAAGACATTACCGCCATCCATATCGGTAAAACAGCGGTGTCTCAATCTCAGCATAGTGCTTATACTGGTACTTCGATCGAGTTAGGCAGCAAACTGTCCCGCCACAACTGGGAAATCTGCCAAATCGGCGCGCAGACAGAAACCTATCTGAATGGTTTGACGATGGTAAATGGCGAACAGGAATCGGATACCCACAGCACCATTGCCCTCACTAAACCCCATGGCATCACAGCTCAACTGCATAAATGTATCGTAGACGATCGCGCCCATGCGATCTTCAACGGTAAGGTATTCGTGCCGCAAGCTGCCCAACAAACCAATGCAGGGCAATTGAATCGCAATCTCTTACTGTCATCGACTGCGCGCATCGATACCAAGCCTCAGCTCGAAATTACCGCCGATAATGTTAAGTGCTCCCACGGCGCGACAGTCAGCCAATTAGAAGACGACGAGATTTTTTACCTCCAGAGTCGGGGTTTAGCTGTCGAAACAGCTAAAATATTATTGATTAACGCTTTTGCTGTAGAAATAATCGATCGAATTCCCGTCGCCTCAGTACGTGAAAAACTAGCAGTGGCAGTCAAAGCATTTAAAGCTAACTAG
- a CDS encoding DUF3146 family protein — protein sequence MLPQPIIAIVMAKRQLPETTARVRVTHHSWQFGKVVGEVSAGDFCWDFQWCCREGNLELIVEPALGRALIQDALGRFLKQWDYQLEAGGDYEFTVRAKF from the coding sequence ATGCTGCCGCAGCCCATAATCGCGATCGTCATGGCTAAACGTCAACTACCAGAAACAACTGCTCGCGTGCGAGTAACCCATCACTCCTGGCAATTTGGCAAAGTTGTCGGCGAAGTTAGTGCGGGCGACTTTTGTTGGGATTTTCAGTGGTGTTGCCGCGAAGGCAACTTGGAACTCATTGTCGAACCAGCTCTGGGACGTGCCTTGATTCAAGATGCGTTGGGTAGATTTTTGAAGCAGTGGGACTACCAGCTCGAAGCTGGAGGCGACTATGAATTTACCGTCAGAGCGAAATTTTAA
- a CDS encoding tetratricopeptide repeat protein, with product MSADSAINTIDRLLLHNTGKHLNDLQIFIIRQVWLGRKYIDIAADYHCTEGHVKDTAAALWQLLSQLLAERVTKTNLKSILQRHESPAIAVPTKSIDRQFMGRELDISRLDELVAQGQRTIVILGEGGVGKTTFAQQYLKTCGCDLILELSMAKEAARITPAEIIVEEWLRQDLQTEPGREYGIALLRLKRQLSTRKIGILIDNLEPALDRDGRIIFPHRSYVELLGILTDRQLPGITLITSRDRLCEVDLNLIHYRLSGLAVDTWQNYFNYRQLDPTVTAITSLHRSYGGNAKAMEIIASNIHADFAGNIDIYLQTDRDSHLIETGLKQLIANQFDRLQTLDPEAYQLLCRAGCYRYQDLSRVNADALFCLLWEIEPAARAKVLNALDNRSLIESHCGKYWLHPAIRAEAIARLQRTDDWVKAHQAAANYWSDSVIKIVNTHTAITALEAYYHYVEIGDLLQAAKVLLHPRNNQWGQFLPLASNLYRMGLIQPILIAITQIITALSPDRSTAELNNILGDLYWIVGRVHDAIATQQQAIDYTERMLLNLDRQARSHDIHCLNILNIDSLLSLGLYHIDLWELTTASRLFQQVITVASNTAGDRWIQKATVCLALVQSYLDRSDEARVLITKIEPVIIHQKWTGSSAYFLQIVGQIYTNLGEYDLAENIYQQTLTFCQSGNYLQIQGRTLTSLAQLYRLQDNIKTSQTIHLQAIEILDRLGAKCDLAEAYYQAALTWQQAGDLTQSQIYRHTHAHQLFTEIAAPEQLMRIR from the coding sequence ATGAGTGCTGACAGTGCCATAAATACGATCGATCGATTACTCCTTCACAATACGGGTAAACATCTTAACGATCTGCAAATATTTATCATTCGGCAGGTGTGGCTGGGGCGAAAGTATATCGATATTGCCGCAGACTATCATTGTACGGAGGGACATGTCAAAGACACTGCCGCAGCTTTGTGGCAGTTATTGTCGCAATTATTGGCGGAGCGGGTAACTAAAACTAATCTCAAGTCGATTTTACAACGCCATGAGAGTCCAGCGATCGCAGTGCCGACTAAAAGTATCGATCGTCAATTTATGGGTAGAGAACTAGATATCTCTAGATTAGACGAATTAGTTGCCCAAGGGCAACGGACGATCGTGATTTTGGGAGAGGGTGGCGTCGGTAAAACTACCTTCGCACAGCAGTATTTAAAAACCTGCGGCTGCGATCTAATTTTGGAATTATCGATGGCAAAAGAAGCCGCTCGCATTACTCCGGCTGAAATAATTGTTGAGGAATGGTTGCGACAAGATTTACAAACTGAGCCGGGAAGAGAATATGGAATCGCTCTACTGCGGCTCAAGCGGCAACTTAGCACGCGCAAAATTGGAATTTTAATTGATAATTTAGAGCCAGCATTAGATCGAGATGGGCGCATTATTTTTCCGCATCGTAGCTATGTAGAATTGCTCGGAATTTTAACCGATCGACAGTTGCCAGGAATTACTTTAATTACCAGTCGAGATCGATTATGTGAAGTAGATTTGAATTTAATCCATTATCGGCTATCGGGATTAGCAGTAGATACATGGCAAAATTATTTTAATTATCGTCAGCTCGATCCAACTGTCACAGCAATTACGTCATTACATCGATCGTATGGGGGTAATGCTAAAGCGATGGAAATTATTGCTAGTAATATTCATGCCGATTTTGCTGGCAATATCGACATTTACTTACAAACCGATCGAGATTCTCACCTGATCGAAACTGGACTAAAACAATTAATTGCCAATCAATTCGATCGCCTGCAAACTCTAGATCCGGAGGCTTATCAATTACTCTGCCGAGCTGGTTGTTATCGCTATCAAGATTTAAGTCGAGTTAATGCCGATGCTTTATTTTGTTTATTATGGGAGATCGAACCAGCAGCGAGAGCGAAAGTACTTAACGCGCTCGATAACCGATCGCTAATTGAGTCTCACTGCGGAAAATACTGGCTGCACCCAGCCATTAGAGCCGAAGCGATCGCCAGATTGCAACGCACTGATGACTGGGTAAAAGCGCACCAAGCCGCCGCTAATTATTGGAGTGATTCTGTTATCAAAATTGTCAATACACATACTGCAATTACGGCATTAGAAGCATATTATCACTATGTAGAAATTGGCGATCTATTGCAAGCTGCTAAAGTATTACTGCACCCGCGTAACAATCAATGGGGACAATTTTTACCCTTAGCCAGCAATTTGTATAGAATGGGACTGATTCAACCCATCCTGATAGCAATTACGCAGATAATTACCGCACTTTCGCCCGATCGATCGACTGCCGAATTAAATAATATTCTCGGCGATCTTTACTGGATTGTCGGGCGAGTTCATGACGCGATCGCCACCCAGCAACAAGCGATCGATTATACAGAACGAATGCTATTAAATCTCGATCGACAAGCGCGATCCCATGACATTCATTGCTTAAATATCTTAAATATCGACTCGCTCTTAAGTCTCGGATTATATCATATAGATCTATGGGAACTAACCACCGCCAGCCGACTCTTTCAACAAGTAATTACAGTTGCCAGTAATACTGCTGGCGATCGCTGGATTCAAAAAGCGACCGTTTGTTTAGCGTTGGTACAATCTTATCTCGATCGATCCGACGAAGCTAGAGTATTAATTACCAAAATCGAGCCTGTAATTATTCACCAAAAATGGACGGGTAGTAGTGCTTATTTTCTCCAGATCGTCGGCCAAATTTATACTAATTTAGGCGAATACGATCTCGCCGAAAATATTTATCAGCAAACTTTGACATTTTGTCAAAGTGGTAACTACCTACAAATTCAAGGTCGAACCTTAACTAGCTTGGCACAATTATATCGATTGCAAGATAATATTAAAACTTCCCAAACTATCCATCTCCAAGCGATCGAAATTCTCGACAGACTCGGAGCCAAATGCGATCTTGCCGAAGCCTACTATCAAGCAGCACTCACATGGCAACAAGCCGGAGATCTCACTCAAAGCCAAATTTATCGCCATACCCACGCACATCAACTCTTCACCGAAATCGCCGCACCGGAGCAGTTGATGAGAATTAGGTAG
- a CDS encoding SufS family cysteine desulfurase: MTFIQTKSGIHKPQTLADTVRADFPILHREVHGKPLVYLDNAATSQKPHAVIHALEHYYSHYNSNVHRGVHTLSSEATDAYEGAREKIAKFVNAASSQEIIYTRNATEAINLVAYSWGLSNLQRGDEVILSVMEHHSNLIPWQLVAQKTGARLQFVQLTPEEEFDFGHYQSLVNEKTKLVSVVHVSNTLGCINPIKDIVGLAHQYGAKVLVDACQSAPHLPLDVQDLDCDWLVASGHKMCAPTGIGFLYGKLNLMRSMPPFLGGGEMIADVFLENSTYADLPHKFEAGTPAIAEAIALGAAVDYLTNIGMDKIHAYEAELTTYLFEKLMQIPQVKIYGPKPPKERAALASFTSGEVHPHDLSTMLDQAGIAIRAGHHCTQPLHRFIKAQSTARASLYFYNTKAEIDSFIASLQESIEFFDSIFS; encoded by the coding sequence ATGACTTTTATTCAAACTAAATCAGGGATTCACAAACCGCAAACTCTCGCCGATACAGTTCGTGCTGACTTTCCCATCCTCCATCGGGAAGTGCATGGTAAGCCCCTCGTTTATCTAGATAATGCGGCAACCTCCCAAAAACCTCACGCTGTCATTCATGCCTTAGAACACTACTATAGTCACTACAATTCCAACGTCCATCGCGGCGTACATACGCTCAGTTCCGAAGCGACAGACGCTTATGAAGGTGCCAGAGAAAAGATCGCCAAATTTGTTAATGCGGCTTCTTCGCAAGAAATTATTTATACCCGCAATGCTACCGAAGCGATTAACTTAGTCGCCTATAGTTGGGGATTGAGCAATCTGCAACGCGGCGATGAAGTGATTCTCTCGGTGATGGAGCACCACAGCAATCTAATTCCCTGGCAATTAGTCGCTCAAAAAACAGGCGCGCGGCTACAATTCGTGCAGCTTACACCAGAAGAAGAGTTTGATTTCGGACATTACCAGTCACTAGTCAACGAGAAAACTAAACTAGTATCTGTCGTCCATGTTTCTAATACACTGGGCTGTATCAATCCGATTAAAGATATCGTCGGACTCGCACATCAATACGGTGCCAAAGTATTAGTCGATGCTTGCCAAAGTGCCCCACATTTACCTTTAGATGTCCAAGATTTGGATTGCGATTGGTTAGTGGCGTCGGGACATAAAATGTGCGCGCCGACAGGGATTGGATTCTTATATGGTAAATTGAATCTCATGCGATCGATGCCACCATTCTTAGGCGGTGGTGAAATGATTGCCGATGTATTTCTCGAAAATTCTACTTATGCAGATTTACCGCATAAGTTTGAAGCAGGTACGCCTGCAATTGCCGAAGCAATCGCCTTAGGCGCTGCGGTAGATTATTTGACTAATATTGGGATGGACAAAATTCATGCTTATGAAGCAGAATTAACGACCTATTTATTTGAGAAATTAATGCAAATTCCTCAAGTAAAAATCTACGGCCCTAAACCACCCAAAGAACGTGCAGCATTAGCTTCTTTTACTTCTGGTGAAGTGCATCCTCACGATCTTTCGACAATGTTAGATCAAGCCGGAATTGCCATTCGTGCCGGACACCATTGCACCCAACCATTGCACCGCTTTATCAAGGCGCAATCGACAGCTCGTGCGAGTTTATACTTCTACAATACTAAAGCAGAAATCGATAGTTTTATCGCCTCCTTGCAGGAATCGATCGAGTTCTTTGATAGTATTTTTAGTTAA
- the sufC gene encoding Fe-S cluster assembly ATPase SufC, with the protein MINPNSPVILSIENLTANVDDTQILNGVNLEIKAGEIHAIMGPNGSGKSTLSKVLAGHPAYTVTGGTVTYKGENLFDLEPQDRARSGVFLAFQYPLEIPGVSNLDFLRVAYNSRQKHRGLEELDVFDFDDLIQDKLEIVKMNPAFLSRSVNEGFSGGEKKRNEILQMAILEPSLAILDETDSGLDIDALKIVANGVNQLSNQDNSMLVITHYQRLLDYIIPDFVHVMANGQILTSGGKELAYELEAKGYDWVTEVEPASV; encoded by the coding sequence ATGATTAATCCTAATAGTCCAGTTATCCTCTCGATCGAGAACCTTACCGCAAACGTCGATGATACCCAGATCTTAAATGGCGTAAATCTCGAAATCAAAGCTGGCGAAATTCATGCGATTATGGGGCCGAATGGTTCTGGTAAAAGTACTTTGTCTAAAGTATTAGCCGGACATCCTGCTTATACAGTCACGGGTGGAACGGTTACTTATAAAGGTGAAAATTTATTTGACTTAGAGCCTCAAGATCGGGCGCGTTCTGGTGTATTCCTTGCATTCCAATATCCGCTCGAAATCCCTGGGGTTAGTAATCTCGACTTCCTGAGGGTGGCTTACAACTCTCGCCAAAAGCATCGCGGATTGGAAGAATTAGATGTGTTTGATTTTGACGACTTGATTCAGGACAAATTAGAGATTGTCAAAATGAACCCTGCTTTTCTTAGCCGGAGCGTTAATGAAGGCTTCTCTGGTGGTGAGAAAAAGCGGAATGAAATTCTGCAAATGGCCATCCTCGAACCGAGTTTAGCGATTCTCGATGAGACTGACTCTGGATTAGATATCGACGCCCTTAAAATTGTCGCCAATGGTGTCAATCAGTTGTCGAATCAGGATAATTCAATGCTGGTGATTACCCACTATCAACGCCTGTTGGACTACATCATTCCCGATTTCGTCCATGTGATGGCAAACGGACAAATCTTGACTAGCGGCGGTAAGGAACTCGCATACGAATTAGAAGCCAAGGGTTATGACTGGGTGACGGAAGTCGAACCAGCAAGCGTTTAG
- a CDS encoding ferritin-like domain-containing protein, whose protein sequence is MTLSLAGERDCHNKSNFYLLIKDLIETYLDRNYLNNRLQELPQQFDRPHPRKWAKIEWHQLQSNLIVGIEPALFLAILKGAIDTEAPIRDYTHTSRQYLDPIHPAMAEFVGGRVDELGNRSSKGIWELEESRHAPALIAIYQQLSGERIQPNPKLARAYQPTNCPNNDLYRHGLSRIATEYGATCLYIWLMGHSTGTLQQIIGEMLRDEINHLIKFWGFGVWLYPAPKGHRFIRGCRQLLPRKSASGGNLLKTYYRMLSVLHWGEWSWQHRWQLVVTFWLVMQRLLVWHYSLNSDYLKQIFGILPARFTHKH, encoded by the coding sequence ATGACTTTATCGCTGGCTGGCGAACGAGATTGCCACAATAAATCGAATTTTTACCTACTAATTAAAGATTTAATCGAGACTTATTTAGATCGAAATTATCTCAACAATCGACTCCAAGAATTACCCCAACAATTCGATCGTCCCCATCCACGAAAATGGGCAAAAATCGAGTGGCATCAGCTCCAATCAAATCTCATCGTTGGCATCGAACCAGCACTATTTCTAGCTATCCTCAAAGGTGCGATCGATACAGAAGCCCCTATTCGAGATTATACCCATACCAGTCGGCAATATCTCGATCCGATCCATCCAGCCATGGCTGAATTTGTCGGTGGGAGGGTTGACGAGCTAGGCAACCGTAGCTCGAAGGGAATTTGGGAGTTAGAAGAAAGTCGCCACGCACCAGCATTAATCGCCATCTATCAGCAATTAAGCGGCGAGCGCATTCAGCCCAATCCCAAACTAGCACGCGCTTATCAACCGACTAATTGCCCCAACAACGATCTCTATCGTCATGGTTTGTCGCGAATTGCGACTGAATATGGTGCTACATGTTTATACATCTGGTTAATGGGGCATTCTACAGGTACATTGCAACAAATAATCGGCGAAATGTTGCGAGATGAAATCAATCATCTCATCAAATTCTGGGGTTTCGGAGTTTGGTTATATCCTGCACCCAAAGGACATCGATTCATTCGCGGTTGTAGACAATTACTCCCCCGCAAATCTGCTTCGGGTGGTAACTTGCTCAAAACTTACTATCGGATGCTGTCGGTGCTGCACTGGGGCGAGTGGAGCTGGCAACATCGTTGGCAATTAGTCGTGACATTTTGGCTGGTGATGCAGCGGCTATTAGTTTGGCACTACAGCCTCAATTCAGATTATTTAAAACAAATTTTTGGCATCCTTCCCGCTCGATTTACACACAAACATTAA